In Acidovorax sp. GBBC 1281, a single window of DNA contains:
- a CDS encoding TonB-dependent receptor domain-containing protein, whose amino-acid sequence MKKPLFPARAAAIAAVPSPASPLRPAALAVSLALAFAAAPAAQAQDAPVLLAQNQRVPSLGETVVAATRTPQPLADLVADVSVLDREAIENSGATGLADVLARLPGVEMVRNGGPGSATSLYLRGAETRFTAVYIDGVRMDSQSTGGAPWEAIPLAVIDRIEVLRGPAGAVYGSDAIGGVVQIFTRRGEAGTAPYVGVGVGSQGTYKAEAGVSGATGAVDYAVGLARETSQGFNARTVATQNPDKDGYRRTSGNARVGLQIDAVHRLEGTLVASEMNSGYDTLPLGNDDRNLHRMHALGLNWAAKWTPQYTTRVSVTDSRDRYETRPSVYLTDTRLRGYLFQNEWCQGPHLVTAALERREDHLENAPIDRKRSQDALALGYGFNADGHTLQFNVRHDSDSEFGGQNTGSAAYGYAITPQWRATASVGTSFRAPTLYQRFSEYGLASLKPEEGRNAEVGLRWAEGAGTFSAVAYRNRVKNLIVFGGAGGCQSNFGCYASTARAKYDGVTLSGSYKVAGVQLRGSVDFQNPRDEDTGRLLARRSKRHGTLGADTQVAGWTLGTEVQASGRRFDTAANTTVLGGYTLVNLYASTRIARDVTLLARVDNLADKDYQLARTYATAGRTFYAGLKWAPQ is encoded by the coding sequence ATGAAAAAGCCCTTGTTCCCCGCGCGCGCCGCTGCCATTGCCGCCGTGCCTTCCCCTGCCTCGCCCCTGCGGCCTGCCGCCCTGGCCGTGTCCCTGGCCCTCGCGTTCGCCGCCGCACCCGCCGCGCAGGCGCAGGATGCCCCCGTGCTGTTGGCGCAGAACCAGCGCGTGCCCTCCCTGGGCGAAACCGTGGTGGCTGCCACGCGCACGCCCCAGCCGCTGGCCGACCTGGTGGCCGACGTGTCCGTGCTGGACCGCGAGGCCATCGAGAACAGCGGCGCGACCGGCCTGGCCGACGTGCTGGCCCGCCTGCCCGGCGTCGAGATGGTCCGCAACGGCGGCCCGGGCAGCGCCACCAGCCTGTACCTGCGCGGCGCCGAGACGCGCTTCACGGCCGTGTACATCGACGGCGTGCGCATGGATTCGCAGTCCACCGGCGGCGCGCCGTGGGAGGCCATTCCGCTGGCCGTCATCGACCGCATCGAGGTGCTGCGCGGCCCGGCCGGCGCGGTGTACGGCTCGGACGCCATCGGCGGCGTGGTGCAGATCTTCACGCGCCGCGGCGAGGCCGGCACCGCCCCCTACGTGGGCGTCGGCGTGGGCAGCCAGGGCACCTACAAGGCCGAGGCCGGCGTGAGCGGTGCCACCGGCGCGGTGGACTATGCCGTGGGCCTGGCGCGCGAGACGAGCCAGGGCTTCAACGCCCGCACCGTCGCCACGCAGAACCCCGACAAGGACGGCTATCGCCGCACGTCCGGCAACGCCCGGGTGGGTCTGCAGATCGATGCAGTGCACCGCCTGGAAGGCACGCTGGTGGCCAGCGAGATGAACTCCGGCTACGACACCCTGCCGCTGGGCAACGACGACCGCAACCTGCACCGCATGCACGCCCTCGGCCTGAACTGGGCCGCGAAGTGGACCCCGCAGTACACCACCCGCGTGTCGGTCACCGACTCGCGCGACCGCTACGAGACGCGGCCTTCCGTTTACCTCACCGACACGCGCCTGCGCGGCTACCTGTTCCAGAACGAATGGTGCCAGGGCCCGCACCTGGTGACGGCGGCGCTGGAGCGCCGCGAGGACCACCTGGAGAACGCGCCCATCGACCGCAAGCGTTCGCAAGACGCGCTCGCGCTGGGCTACGGTTTCAATGCCGACGGCCACACGCTGCAGTTTAACGTGCGCCACGACTCCGACAGCGAGTTCGGCGGCCAGAACACCGGCAGCGCCGCTTACGGCTATGCCATCACGCCGCAGTGGCGCGCCACCGCGTCCGTGGGCACCTCGTTCCGCGCGCCCACCTTGTACCAGCGCTTCAGCGAGTACGGCCTGGCATCGCTCAAGCCGGAGGAGGGCCGCAATGCCGAGGTGGGCCTTCGCTGGGCCGAGGGCGCCGGCACCTTCTCGGCCGTGGCCTACCGCAACCGCGTGAAGAACCTCATCGTGTTCGGCGGGGCGGGCGGCTGCCAGTCCAATTTCGGCTGCTATGCCAGCACGGCGCGCGCCAAGTACGACGGCGTGACGTTGTCAGGCTCGTACAAGGTGGCCGGCGTACAGTTGCGCGGATCGGTGGATTTCCAGAACCCGCGTGACGAAGACACGGGCCGGCTGCTGGCGCGGCGCTCCAAGCGCCACGGCACGCTGGGGGCCGACACCCAGGTCGCCGGCTGGACGCTGGGCACCGAAGTGCAGGCCTCGGGCCGGCGCTTCGACACCGCGGCCAACACCACGGTGCTGGGCGGCTACACGCTCGTCAACCTGTATGCCAGCACGCGCATCGCACGCGACGTGACGCTGCTGGCGCGCGTGGACAACCTGGCCGACAAGGATTACCAGCTGGCACGCACCTATGCCACGGCGGGGCGCACGTTCTATGCGGGCCTCAAATGGGCACCGCAATGA
- a CDS encoding DUF904 domain-containing protein yields MDPSSPIDQIAERVERLLLRHAELQRANALLTAQVVHLTQERDSLKSRLNTARARVDALLESLPATPPSKDAE; encoded by the coding sequence ATGGATCCATCCTCTCCCATCGACCAGATCGCCGAACGCGTGGAGCGGCTGCTGTTGCGCCATGCGGAACTGCAACGCGCCAATGCCTTGCTGACCGCCCAGGTGGTCCATCTCACCCAGGAGCGAGACTCGCTCAAATCCCGGCTCAACACCGCGCGCGCCCGTGTGGACGCGCTGCTGGAGAGCCTGCCTGCGACGCCCCCCTCGAAGGACGCCGAATGA
- a CDS encoding cell division protein ZapA yields the protein MKQIEVQIMQQSYLLGCPEGHESRLLQAVERVDTAMTRIRDAGKVRARERIAVLAALNLAFEIADREEADLASAAQTQAAAPTEPAPLAPAAGPQSTDAPAPLHASHASLAGDPSGQMQLLLRRLDDALGDDGRLL from the coding sequence ATGAAGCAGATCGAAGTCCAGATCATGCAGCAGAGCTACCTGCTGGGCTGCCCCGAGGGCCACGAATCGCGCCTGCTGCAGGCCGTGGAGCGCGTGGACACCGCCATGACGCGCATCCGCGATGCCGGCAAGGTGCGGGCCCGCGAGCGCATCGCCGTTTTGGCAGCGCTCAACCTGGCCTTCGAGATCGCCGACCGCGAAGAGGCCGACCTAGCCTCCGCTGCACAGACCCAGGCTGCAGCCCCGACGGAGCCCGCGCCGCTGGCCCCGGCCGCCGGCCCGCAATCCACCGATGCCCCGGCGCCGTTGCACGCCTCTCACGCCTCGCTGGCGGGCGACCCGTCCGGCCAGATGCAGTTGCTGCTGCGCCGGCTGGACGATGCGCTCGGCGACGACGGCCGCCTTCTTTAA
- a CDS encoding sensor domain-containing protein: MWRAVFDGLLEAVWLVEPEGLTVRFANQSAAALLGRSPETMEGADAVELLACTPEDLYFWAQDRDALMRGIQSHSGLLGGDGQFIPVDRRVSRVDSPAGEALLLVTMIDRREQASTERELEILLSELRATLDSAADGILVCDMGGRMRAFNQRLAQLWDMPENLLVQRNDAAVVAHMQQQVADADAYRARLSSIALEPGRETTDILHLRNGTIIERRSVPQLSQGRPVGRVFSFRDVTLNAEAQASLRLAARVFDSSLDAIFIADDRHQIVRMNPSCERLIGAPAVALQGVPAVSLFGAEGAQPGWMEHVLAAWERDGFWEGELRLPEGGANGAARRACAVHLSWVVLRSETGNALQSIGFMRDLTQQHAARTRIEELAYSDVLTGLPNRLRLSRRVGEAIDAIQQGPRPDVGTFAILFVDLDRFKIINDSLGHLFGDRVLQIVAKRLQGCLRQSDMLCRLGGDEFVVYLHVGDAAIAEGVARRMLEDMLRPFMLDGMGFSIQCSIGVALYPQDGETLDDLIKQADTAMYRVKERGRGSYGFYQPQMNADLLSRMKLEHAMRQALGQQRMVVHYQPQVAMATGSVVGAEALLRWTDPELGPISPGVFIPLAEESGYIITLGSWVMEQAVQEAARWMRSGSPLVMAVNVSALEFRQPDFVDRLTQLLLKHGLPASLLELELTETILLQDAQEMEQRLQALAELGIGLAIDDFGTGYSSLAYLKKLAIHKLKIDQSFVRGLPDDDGDRAIINAIVHMGRALHIEVVAEGVETQQQRMALEQMDCRYFQGYLCAPAMPAEAFRSLLASRQSYSWGLSTPA, from the coding sequence GTGTGGCGCGCCGTGTTCGACGGGTTGCTGGAGGCCGTGTGGCTGGTGGAGCCCGAGGGGCTCACGGTGCGCTTCGCCAATCAGAGCGCGGCCGCGCTGCTCGGGCGCTCCCCCGAAACCATGGAAGGCGCGGACGCCGTCGAACTGCTGGCCTGCACGCCGGAAGACCTGTACTTCTGGGCGCAGGACCGCGATGCGCTGATGCGCGGCATCCAGTCGCATTCCGGTCTGCTCGGGGGTGATGGTCAGTTCATTCCGGTGGACCGGCGCGTGTCGCGCGTGGATTCGCCCGCGGGCGAGGCACTGCTGCTGGTGACCATGATCGATCGCCGCGAGCAGGCCTCGACCGAGCGCGAGCTGGAAATCCTGCTTTCCGAATTGCGCGCCACGCTCGACTCCGCGGCCGATGGGATTCTGGTGTGCGACATGGGCGGGCGCATGCGGGCCTTCAACCAGCGGTTGGCGCAGCTGTGGGACATGCCCGAGAACCTGCTCGTGCAGCGCAACGACGCCGCCGTGGTGGCCCACATGCAGCAGCAGGTGGCCGATGCCGATGCCTACCGGGCGCGGTTGTCGTCCATCGCGCTGGAGCCGGGCCGCGAGACCACCGACATCCTGCACCTGCGCAACGGCACCATCATCGAGCGCCGTTCGGTGCCGCAGCTGAGCCAGGGCCGGCCCGTGGGCCGGGTGTTCTCGTTCCGCGACGTGACGCTCAACGCCGAGGCGCAGGCCAGCCTGCGGCTGGCCGCGCGGGTGTTCGATTCCAGCCTGGACGCCATCTTCATCGCTGACGACCGGCACCAGATCGTGCGCATGAACCCGAGCTGCGAGCGGCTGATCGGCGCGCCCGCGGTCGCCTTGCAGGGCGTGCCCGCGGTCTCGCTCTTCGGAGCCGAGGGCGCGCAGCCCGGCTGGATGGAACACGTCCTAGCGGCGTGGGAGCGCGACGGCTTCTGGGAGGGCGAGCTGCGCCTGCCCGAGGGCGGCGCGAACGGGGCCGCGCGACGGGCCTGCGCGGTGCACCTGTCGTGGGTGGTGTTGCGCAGCGAGACGGGCAATGCGCTGCAGAGTATCGGCTTCATGCGCGATCTCACGCAACAGCACGCGGCCCGCACGCGCATCGAGGAACTGGCGTACAGCGACGTGCTCACCGGCCTGCCCAACCGGCTGCGCCTGTCGCGCCGCGTGGGCGAAGCCATCGACGCGATCCAGCAGGGGCCGCGCCCGGACGTCGGCACCTTCGCCATCCTGTTCGTGGACCTGGACCGTTTCAAGATCATCAACGACTCCCTGGGCCACCTGTTCGGCGATCGCGTGCTGCAGATCGTGGCCAAGCGCCTGCAGGGCTGCCTGCGCCAGAGCGACATGCTGTGCCGCCTGGGCGGCGACGAGTTCGTGGTGTACCTGCACGTGGGCGATGCCGCGATCGCCGAAGGCGTGGCGCGCCGCATGCTCGAGGACATGCTGCGGCCCTTCATGCTCGACGGCATGGGGTTTTCCATCCAGTGCAGCATCGGGGTGGCGCTGTACCCACAGGACGGCGAGACGCTGGACGACCTCATCAAGCAGGCCGACACCGCGATGTACCGCGTGAAGGAGCGTGGCCGTGGAAGCTACGGCTTCTACCAGCCGCAGATGAATGCCGACCTGCTGTCGCGCATGAAGCTCGAACACGCCATGCGCCAGGCCCTGGGGCAGCAGCGCATGGTGGTCCACTACCAGCCGCAGGTCGCCATGGCGACCGGCAGCGTGGTGGGCGCCGAGGCGCTGCTGCGCTGGACCGATCCGGAGCTGGGCCCCATTTCGCCGGGCGTTTTCATTCCGCTGGCCGAAGAGTCCGGCTACATCATCACGCTGGGTTCATGGGTCATGGAGCAGGCCGTGCAGGAGGCCGCGCGCTGGATGCGCTCGGGCTCGCCGCTCGTGATGGCCGTCAACGTATCGGCACTGGAGTTTCGCCAGCCCGATTTCGTCGATCGGCTCACGCAGCTTTTGCTGAAGCACGGGCTGCCGGCGTCGTTGCTCGAACTGGAGCTGACCGAAACCATCCTGCTGCAGGACGCGCAGGAGATGGAGCAGCGCCTGCAGGCGCTCGCCGAGCTGGGCATCGGCCTGGCCATCGACGATTTCGGCACGGGCTATTCCAGCCTGGCCTATCTGAAGAAGCTGGCGATCCACAAGCTCAAGATCGACCAGTCGTTCGTGCGGGGGTTGCCCGACGACGACGGCGACCGCGCGATCATCAATGCCATCGTGCACATGGGGCGCGCGCTGCACATCGAAGTGGTGGCGGAGGGCGTGGAAACGCAGCAGCAGCGCATGGCGCTGGAGCAGATGGACTGCCGCTACTTCCAGGGGTATCTGTGCGCGCCGGCGATGCCGGCCGAAGCCTTCAGAAGCCTGCTAGCGAGCCGCCAGAGCTATTCGTGGGGACTGTCGACGCCGGCGTGA
- a CDS encoding HD-GYP domain-containing protein, translated as MTNPLLIDVGRLRVGMYIQLDLGWMNHPFPVSSFRIASPEQISTLAALGLSQVRWIPSKSDPSVQGLLPPRHPSAPDPVTEAARAPVETGPSIAQASMAEFRERIKAQSRSLAACDERFARATRVYERLATSAEQDPSEARASTNALVSSCVDELLDQGDSAIRLLSERVGTRAALHSVNVMVLSLLLGKALGLLGDDLQPLGAAALLHDLGKITLPPHVAQPHSALGPADQALYEAHVGESVVLAERMGLSAAVIEAIAHHHEMADGTGFPLQLKGADISRGGQVLALVNYYDRLCNPLRGANALTPHEALSVIFAQHKQRFDAVVLRAFIRMMGVYPPGSIVQLVDDRYAIVTAVNSARPLRPKVIVHESGVSKDDALVIDLEDQPALGIRRSLRPAQLPRDALDYLSPRKRICYYFERAVDAAPTGART; from the coding sequence GTGACTAATCCCCTTCTCATCGATGTCGGCCGGCTGCGTGTAGGCATGTACATTCAGCTCGATCTGGGCTGGATGAACCACCCTTTTCCGGTCAGCAGTTTCCGCATCGCCTCGCCGGAGCAGATCAGTACCCTCGCCGCCCTGGGCCTGTCCCAGGTGCGGTGGATTCCTTCCAAAAGCGATCCGTCGGTGCAGGGCCTGCTGCCGCCCAGACATCCTTCCGCCCCCGATCCCGTGACCGAAGCCGCCCGGGCGCCCGTGGAGACAGGGCCTTCGATCGCCCAGGCCTCCATGGCGGAGTTCCGCGAGCGCATCAAGGCGCAGAGCCGCTCCCTGGCCGCCTGCGACGAGCGCTTCGCGCGCGCCACGCGGGTGTACGAGCGCCTGGCCACCAGCGCCGAGCAGGATCCTTCGGAGGCGCGCGCCTCCACCAACGCGCTGGTGTCCAGCTGCGTGGATGAGCTGCTCGACCAGGGCGACTCCGCCATCCGCCTGCTCTCCGAGCGGGTGGGCACGCGCGCGGCGCTGCATTCGGTCAACGTGATGGTGCTGTCGCTGCTGCTGGGCAAGGCCCTGGGCCTGCTGGGCGACGATCTGCAGCCCCTGGGCGCGGCCGCGTTGCTGCACGACCTGGGCAAGATCACCCTGCCGCCCCATGTGGCCCAGCCGCATTCCGCACTGGGCCCGGCCGACCAGGCCCTGTACGAGGCGCATGTCGGCGAATCCGTCGTGCTGGCAGAGCGCATGGGCCTGAGCGCCGCCGTCATCGAGGCCATCGCGCATCACCATGAAATGGCCGATGGCACGGGCTTTCCGCTCCAGCTCAAAGGGGCCGACATCTCCCGCGGAGGGCAGGTGCTGGCCCTGGTCAATTACTACGACCGGCTGTGCAACCCGCTGCGGGGCGCCAACGCGCTGACCCCGCACGAGGCGCTGTCGGTGATCTTCGCGCAGCACAAGCAACGGTTCGACGCCGTGGTCCTGCGGGCCTTCATCCGTATGATGGGCGTGTACCCGCCGGGCTCGATCGTGCAACTCGTGGACGACCGCTACGCCATCGTGACGGCCGTGAACTCCGCCCGCCCGCTGCGGCCCAAGGTGATCGTGCACGAGTCCGGCGTCTCCAAGGACGATGCCCTGGTGATCGACCTGGAAGACCAGCCGGCGCTGGGCATCCGCCGCAGTCTGCGGCCCGCGCAACTGCCGCGCGATGCGCTCGACTACCTGTCGCCCCGCAAGAGGATCTGCTACTACTTCGAACGGGCCGTCGACGCCGCGCCGACCGGGGCCCGGACGTGA
- a CDS encoding sulfite exporter TauE/SafE family protein, with amino-acid sequence MPDTLVWTALAMGLAGGPHCLAMCAAPCGALVRAGGPGHAAAENAGAQTVRWAGRGLALPADRVWARPFAFHLGRLAGYALAGAMAAWAMDRLAWLTQQAAALRPAWTLLHVAVLAWAVLLVFQARQPAWVDHAGRVLWQRVAPWVRSPGGVFSTGLAWACMPCGLLYSALLLAALTGNPWRGALAMVCFGVGGTAWLVAGQWLWQRLRGGGAAGDARGGWGVRLSGLLLFVIAAWGLWMDVFHRQAEPWCL; translated from the coding sequence ATGCCCGACACCCTGGTCTGGACCGCGTTGGCCATGGGGCTGGCGGGCGGTCCGCATTGCCTGGCGATGTGCGCGGCGCCCTGCGGGGCGCTGGTGCGCGCTGGCGGCCCGGGCCACGCCGCGGCGGAAAACGCAGGGGCGCAGACGGTGCGATGGGCGGGCCGCGGCCTGGCTTTGCCGGCGGACCGAGTGTGGGCACGGCCCTTCGCTTTCCATCTGGGCCGGCTGGCCGGGTACGCCCTGGCGGGCGCGATGGCGGCCTGGGCCATGGACCGCCTGGCCTGGCTGACCCAGCAGGCGGCTGCGCTGCGGCCGGCCTGGACGCTGCTGCACGTCGCCGTGCTCGCCTGGGCCGTGCTGCTGGTGTTCCAGGCGCGTCAGCCGGCCTGGGTGGACCACGCGGGCCGCGTGCTGTGGCAGCGCGTCGCCCCCTGGGTGCGCTCGCCTGGCGGCGTGTTCTCCACGGGCCTGGCCTGGGCCTGCATGCCCTGCGGCCTGCTGTATTCCGCACTGCTGCTCGCGGCCTTGACCGGAAACCCCTGGCGCGGGGCGCTGGCCATGGTCTGCTTCGGCGTGGGCGGCACGGCCTGGCTGGTGGCAGGCCAGTGGCTCTGGCAGCGGCTGCGGGGCGGTGGTGCTGCCGGGGATGCCCGAGGAGGGTGGGGCGTGCGGCTGTCCGGCCTGCTGCTGTTCGTAATTGCCGCCTGGGGGCTGTGGATGGACGTCTTCCACCGCCAGGCCGAGCCCTGGTGCCTCTAG
- the hemN gene encoding oxygen-independent coproporphyrinogen III oxidase — protein MIAVTPELLRRFDVPGPRYTSYPTADRFVEAFGQDEYVLALQQRRLGSAAKALPLSLYVHIPFCESLCYYCACNKIITRHPERAEVYLRYLSREIDLHTAQCGVGQVVSQLHLGGGSPTFLSDDGLRSLMAMLQRSFTFAPGGEYSIEIDPRTVDAGRLALLAELGFNRLSFGVQDFDPEVQKAVHRIQPASQVFDLVASARALGFESVNVDLIYGLPRQTPESFERTLEQVGRLRPDRIALYAYAHLPERFKPQRRIVPADLPLAASKVAMLSQSLRSFQDAGYVYVGMDHFALPGDALAVAKRQGRLHRNFQGYSTQPDCDLLGLGVSAIGRVGATYSQNAKTLDEYYDFINQGRLPVVRGLALTRDDLVRRSVIMALMCQGEVLFEPVEQAWLIDFRQYFATELQALEDLQAQGLVVLGQEGIEVTAMGWFFVRGVAMLFDRYLQADRNRARFSRII, from the coding sequence ATGATCGCTGTCACCCCTGAACTCCTGCGCCGCTTCGACGTGCCCGGCCCCCGCTACACCTCCTACCCGACCGCCGACCGGTTCGTGGAGGCCTTCGGACAGGACGAATACGTTCTTGCGCTGCAGCAGCGCCGCCTGGGGTCGGCCGCCAAGGCACTGCCCTTGTCGCTGTATGTGCACATTCCCTTTTGCGAATCGCTGTGCTACTACTGCGCCTGCAACAAGATCATCACCCGCCACCCCGAGCGGGCCGAGGTCTACCTGCGCTACCTCAGCCGCGAGATCGACCTGCACACGGCCCAGTGCGGCGTGGGGCAGGTGGTGAGCCAGCTGCACCTGGGCGGAGGGAGCCCGACGTTCCTGTCGGACGACGGCCTGCGGTCGCTGATGGCCATGCTCCAGCGCAGCTTCACGTTCGCGCCCGGCGGCGAGTATTCGATCGAGATCGATCCGCGCACGGTGGACGCGGGCCGGCTGGCGCTGCTGGCGGAACTGGGCTTCAACCGCCTGAGCTTCGGCGTGCAGGACTTCGACCCCGAAGTGCAGAAGGCCGTGCACCGCATCCAGCCGGCAAGCCAGGTCTTCGACCTGGTGGCCAGCGCGCGGGCGCTGGGCTTCGAGTCCGTGAACGTGGACCTGATCTACGGCCTGCCGCGGCAGACACCTGAGTCCTTCGAGCGCACGCTCGAGCAGGTGGGCCGGTTGCGGCCCGACCGCATCGCGCTGTATGCCTATGCCCACCTGCCCGAGCGCTTCAAGCCGCAGCGCCGCATCGTGCCGGCCGACCTGCCGCTGGCGGCGTCGAAGGTGGCCATGCTGTCGCAATCGCTGCGGTCGTTCCAGGACGCCGGCTACGTCTATGTGGGCATGGACCACTTCGCACTGCCGGGCGACGCGCTGGCCGTGGCCAAGCGCCAGGGCAGGCTGCACCGCAACTTCCAGGGCTACAGCACCCAGCCCGATTGCGACCTGCTCGGCCTGGGCGTGTCGGCCATCGGCCGCGTGGGCGCCACCTACAGCCAGAACGCCAAGACGCTGGACGAGTACTACGACTTCATCAACCAGGGGCGCCTGCCAGTCGTGCGCGGCCTGGCGCTCACGCGCGACGACCTGGTGCGCCGCTCCGTCATCATGGCGCTGATGTGCCAGGGCGAGGTGCTGTTCGAGCCGGTGGAGCAGGCGTGGCTCATCGATTTCCGGCAGTACTTCGCCACCGAACTGCAGGCACTGGAGGACCTGCAGGCGCAGGGCCTGGTCGTGCTCGGCCAGGAAGGCATCGAGGTCACGGCCATGGGCTGGTTCTTCGTGCGCGGCGTGGCCATGCTGTTCGATCGCTACCTGCAAGCCGACCGCAACCGCGCGCGCTTTTCCCGCATCATCTGA
- the fnr gene encoding fumarate/nitrate reduction transcriptional regulator Fnr has protein sequence MNPQTIKVACSNCNLRELCMPLGLNDQQLQRIDDIVAVRRKVKRGATLFRNGEPFSSLFAIRTGFFKTCVATEDGRDQVTGFQMAGEIIGLDGIVSDHHTCDAVALEDAEVCVMPFDRIEELSREVTALQHHVHKIMSREIVREHGVMLLLGSMRAEERLAAFLLNLVQRLHARGFSQSELVLRMTREEIGSYLGLKLETVSRTFSKFVEDGIVEVKQRHVRILETAALKRIVNSQNCH, from the coding sequence ATGAATCCGCAAACCATCAAAGTGGCATGCTCGAACTGCAACCTTCGCGAGCTGTGCATGCCGCTGGGCCTGAACGATCAGCAACTGCAGCGGATCGACGACATCGTGGCCGTGCGCCGCAAGGTCAAGCGGGGGGCCACCCTGTTTCGCAATGGCGAGCCCTTCAGTTCGCTGTTCGCCATCCGCACCGGCTTCTTCAAGACCTGCGTGGCGACCGAAGACGGCCGCGACCAGGTCACGGGCTTTCAGATGGCCGGCGAGATCATCGGCCTGGACGGCATCGTCAGCGACCACCACACCTGCGACGCCGTCGCGCTGGAAGACGCCGAGGTCTGCGTCATGCCCTTCGACCGCATCGAGGAGCTGTCGCGCGAGGTCACGGCGCTGCAGCACCACGTGCACAAGATCATGAGCCGCGAGATCGTGCGCGAGCACGGCGTGATGCTGCTTCTGGGCAGCATGCGGGCGGAAGAGCGCCTGGCGGCCTTCCTGCTCAACCTGGTGCAGCGCCTGCATGCGCGGGGCTTCTCGCAGTCCGAACTCGTGCTGCGCATGACGCGCGAGGAAATCGGCAGCTACCTCGGGCTCAAACTGGAGACGGTGAGCCGCACCTTCTCGAAGTTCGTCGAGGACGGCATCGTCGAAGTCAAGCAGCGCCACGTGCGCATCCTGGAGACCGCGGCGCTCAAGCGCATCGTGAACTCGCAGAACTGCCACTGA
- a CDS encoding FixH family protein yields MPSPIAAAPAPVPSAAPWWKFGFVWMVIAGPAIVVVAGFTTLWVAVVRPDPVVAEDYYRQGIEINKKLQGAPNSLAPAMKARNHAATPAQDQPR; encoded by the coding sequence ATGCCATCCCCTATCGCCGCCGCACCGGCTCCCGTTCCTTCGGCCGCTCCCTGGTGGAAGTTCGGCTTCGTCTGGATGGTCATTGCCGGGCCGGCCATCGTGGTCGTGGCGGGCTTCACCACGCTGTGGGTGGCGGTCGTGCGCCCCGACCCGGTGGTGGCCGAGGACTACTACCGCCAGGGCATCGAGATCAACAAGAAGCTGCAGGGCGCGCCGAACAGCCTGGCCCCGGCCATGAAGGCGCGCAACCATGCGGCCACCCCCGCGCAGGACCAGCCGCGCTGA